From Watersipora subatra chromosome 8, tzWatSuba1.1, whole genome shotgun sequence, a single genomic window includes:
- the LOC137401742 gene encoding interferon alpha-inducible protein 27-like protein 2A isoform X1: MGFQISRIRLTQEQKEKLKKVLIGLGIGAGAIAIILALSPIALGAVGFTAGGVAAGSIAAAIQSVIGNVAAGSVFAALQSAGAVGIAGAATAGAAATATVGAGAAVAGALIQTDSNPPTKID, translated from the exons ATGGGATTCCAAATCAGTCGAATACGCCTTACTCAAGAGCAAAAAGAGAAGTTGAAAAAGGTTCTAATAGGATTGGGCATCGGGGCTGGAGccatagctattattttagcccTCTCTCCTATTGCTCTTG GTGCTGTTGGGTTTACTGCAGGAGGAGTTGCTGCTGGCAGCATAGCTGCTGCCATTCAATCAGTTATTGGTAACGTAGCAGCAGGGTCAGTATTTGCGGCTCTTCAAAGTGCAG GTGCTGTGGGAATTGCTGGAGCTGCTACAGCTGGTGCCGCAGCGACAGCAACAGTTGGAGCAGGGGCTGCAGTTGCAGGCGCGCTTATCCAAACAGATTCAAACCCCCCTACCAAGATTGATTAA